Below is a genomic region from Pseudomonas extremaustralis.
GCATGCTCGACCTGGGCATTGACCGCCAGCCAGACCTGGCGCTGCATGCTGTCGGCCAGCAATCCCGGCAAGGCCACCAAGCCTCGGTCGAAGCTGCTCATGTAGTGCGGCAGCAGGCCGATGCAGGCGCCGCAGCGGATCATCTCCAGCATCAGCGAATAGGCCTGCACCTGCACCACTGCGGCCAGGCGTTGTTCCACGACCCGGTTCCAGGGCTGCAAGGCGTTGACCTGGGCGTCGGGTTGCCATTGCACCAACATGTAGTCATCCAGGTCGTCCACGCTGTCCGGGCGGGTGGTCAGCCGCGAATAGCGCTTGGCGATGTGTGGCAAGTAGCACAGGCGGGCCAGGGGGCGCGGGGCTTCGGTGATAAAGCTCGGTCCGGGCGTGGGGCCTTCGGCGTCCGACAGCCACAGCACCACATCGACGTCCACCGCTTGCAGGGACAGCTGGCCGTCGAGGGAAATGATCTCCAGGCGCACGCTGGCGTTGCGACGCAGCAAGGCGATCAGGTCGCGGCCGAGGATGTCATGCAAGATCGGCTCGGCCACGGCCAGGCGGATCAGCGGTTGTTCCAATACGGGCAGGCGCCGCTCATGGGCCAGGGCGATCAGTTGGGCCTGCAAGTGCTGGCCGTCGCGACTGAGCACCAAGCCGCTGCCCTGGTAACTGAACAGCACATGGCGCACTTGCTGCTCCAACTGCGCCAGGCGCTTGCGCAGCAAGGTCGCCTTGATATTCAGGCTGCGCGCGGCCTGCATGAAACAGCCGCAGCGCGCACTCACGAGGAAATAGTGCGCCACCTCCGGGTCGATCTCATGGGCCAGGGCCGACCATGAACGGCGCGACTCGGAAGGTGCGCGGTAGGCAGCGGGGCCCTGTGGGCCGGACGGTTCCAGTAATGCCATGTGGGACTCCCTGTCTTATCGTTGTGTGCATCCAATGCGGTTCGGCGCG
It encodes:
- a CDS encoding LysR family transcriptional regulator, with amino-acid sequence MALLEPSGPQGPAAYRAPSESRRSWSALAHEIDPEVAHYFLVSARCGCFMQAARSLNIKATLLRKRLAQLEQQVRHVLFSYQGSGLVLSRDGQHLQAQLIALAHERRLPVLEQPLIRLAVAEPILHDILGRDLIALLRRNASVRLEIISLDGQLSLQAVDVDVVLWLSDAEGPTPGPSFITEAPRPLARLCYLPHIAKRYSRLTTRPDSVDDLDDYMLVQWQPDAQVNALQPWNRVVEQRLAAVVQVQAYSLMLEMIRCGACIGLLPHYMSSFDRGLVALPGLLADSMQRQVWLAVNAQVEHADAVQMIVELIVGTFEERREWFD